One window of the Actinomycetota bacterium genome contains the following:
- a CDS encoding type II toxin-antitoxin system VapC family toxin has translation MTLVVDASVVTSALIDAGPDGTWAEDLLANDHVIAPHLMPAEVANILRRAALAGDVSVDVASLALADLLDLRIELFPFRPLAPRVWELRNTVTAYDAWYVALAESYDVPCATLDTRLAAAPGPLCTFRTTTS, from the coding sequence ATGACACTGGTGGTCGACGCCAGCGTGGTCACCTCAGCGCTCATCGACGCTGGACCGGACGGCACGTGGGCTGAGGACTTGCTCGCCAACGATCACGTCATCGCTCCGCACCTGATGCCCGCCGAGGTCGCGAACATCCTGCGTCGCGCTGCTCTCGCAGGCGACGTCTCGGTGGATGTCGCGTCGCTGGCGTTGGCGGATCTGCTCGACCTCCGGATCGAACTGTTCCCCTTCCGCCCCTTGGCGCCACGTGTCTGGGAGCTCCGCAACACCGTCACCGCCTACGACGCCTGGTACGTGGCCCTCGCGGAGTCCTACGACGTCCCGTGCGCAACGCTCGATACCCGGCTCGCGGCCGCCCCTGGACCCCTCTGCACGTTCAGAACCACCACGTCGTAG
- a CDS encoding serine/threonine protein kinase: MTTTAATVLALAGLLLAADTPDGAPSRDVVFVANAEGGTVTAVDAATFALLLQLDVVPDGESAELGEDDPVQATIGQQLVEAAGGENLAQDQDLSPDGRTLYVSRGHRGDVAAFDLASGELRWKTPVDGIRADHATLSADGTRLYVSSLTTDVVEVFDTSDGTVVGSAATGEWPHDNHLSRDGERLYNASIGNIVTPEETRDARIALPGVPSPYQLRIIDTATLETLETHEFDRGIRPFALDASETRVYAQLSQLHGVIEYDLEAAVETRRLELPIDDGVTEDDYSFEAPHHGLALSLDGTTLCLAGRASDYVALVDVASFEPTAIVDVGDRPSWSLTTPDGGHCVVANTGDGTVSFVSYATRSEVARVPTGAGPKHLEAGRVPADVLTAWATAADGAAEGDAAASPEHAPAPDDGAGGLPATGGGLAGIALGALGAATALTARRRR, encoded by the coding sequence ATGACGACAACAGCGGCCACCGTGCTGGCGCTCGCCGGCCTCCTGCTCGCCGCAGACACGCCCGACGGCGCCCCGAGCCGCGACGTCGTGTTCGTCGCCAACGCCGAGGGCGGCACGGTCACGGCGGTCGACGCCGCCACCTTCGCGCTGCTCCTCCAGCTCGACGTCGTTCCCGACGGCGAGAGCGCCGAGCTGGGCGAGGACGACCCGGTGCAGGCGACCATCGGCCAGCAGCTCGTCGAGGCCGCGGGCGGCGAGAACCTCGCGCAGGACCAGGACCTCTCCCCCGACGGTCGCACGCTCTACGTCTCTCGGGGCCACCGCGGTGACGTCGCCGCCTTCGACCTCGCGTCGGGCGAACTCCGCTGGAAGACCCCGGTCGACGGCATCCGCGCCGACCACGCGACCTTGTCCGCCGACGGGACCCGGCTGTACGTCTCGTCGCTCACGACCGACGTGGTCGAGGTCTTCGACACGTCCGACGGCACGGTCGTCGGGTCGGCCGCGACCGGCGAGTGGCCGCACGACAACCACCTCAGCCGCGACGGCGAGCGCCTCTACAACGCGAGCATCGGCAACATCGTCACGCCGGAGGAGACGCGGGACGCCCGGATCGCGCTTCCGGGGGTACCGTCGCCGTACCAGCTGCGGATCATCGACACGGCCACGCTCGAGACGCTCGAGACCCACGAGTTCGACCGCGGCATCCGCCCCTTCGCGCTGGACGCCTCCGAGACCCGGGTGTACGCGCAGCTGTCGCAGCTGCACGGTGTGATCGAGTACGACCTCGAGGCGGCGGTCGAGACTCGACGTCTCGAGCTGCCGATCGACGACGGGGTGACCGAGGACGACTACTCGTTCGAGGCGCCGCACCATGGCCTCGCCCTGTCGCTCGACGGCACGACCCTGTGCCTCGCCGGTCGCGCGTCCGACTACGTCGCCCTGGTCGACGTCGCGAGCTTCGAGCCGACCGCGATCGTCGACGTCGGTGACAGGCCGAGCTGGTCGCTCACGACCCCGGACGGCGGGCACTGCGTCGTCGCGAACACCGGCGACGGCACGGTCTCGTTCGTGTCCTACGCGACGCGTAGCGAGGTGGCACGAGTCCCGACCGGCGCGGGACCGAAGCATCTCGAGGCGGGCCGGGTGCCGGCCGATGTGCTCACCGCGTGGGCGACCGCTGCCGATGGCGCCGCTGAGGGCGATGCCGCGGCATCACCCGAGCACGCCCCTGCGCCGGACGACGGGGCCGGTGGGCTGCCGGCGACCGGCGGCGGGCTCGCCGGCATCGCGCTCGGCGCGCTCGGCGCCGCGACCGCCCTCACCGCGCGCCGTCGCCGGTGA
- a CDS encoding nuclear transport factor 2 family protein, giving the protein MDDVEEIAALERAVMDAVRDRDMARLERLLGDDFTLTTGRRGREVRSRAEWLEVTDREYVIDDYAFEELEVQHYGTCAIARSRYRQLGRMGGERRDGTYRMTDVWVRMPEGWRLQARHAQPLTGDGAR; this is encoded by the coding sequence GTGGACGACGTCGAGGAGATCGCCGCTCTCGAGCGGGCGGTCATGGACGCGGTGCGCGACCGCGACATGGCCCGGCTCGAACGGCTCCTCGGCGACGACTTCACGCTCACGACGGGGAGGCGTGGCCGCGAGGTCCGGTCGCGCGCCGAGTGGCTCGAGGTGACCGACCGCGAGTACGTCATCGACGACTACGCGTTCGAGGAGCTCGAGGTCCAGCACTACGGCACCTGCGCGATCGCCCGCAGTCGCTACCGCCAGCTCGGCCGCATGGGCGGGGAGCGGCGGGACGGCACCTACCGGATGACCGACGTGTGGGTCCGGATGCCGGAGGGGTGGCGGCTCCAGGCGCGCCACGCCCAGCCCCTCACCGGCGACGGCGCGCGGTGA
- a CDS encoding transglutaminase family protein, with protein sequence MPLLNVRSAVDWTAEEDATAVLLVRVGETDAQRVRDEHLEVDGAEVEDPGVRWDGARPLRLHATAGPVRLRYTATVEVDDEVPDTDIELPTLSDLDLGLLRWTLPSRYCPSDVIGPSAEALFGDAPRTGALLEQVRRWVEANVAYVPGTSDVHTAADETLLRRTGVCRDLAHLTASLLRGLGIPARLVAAYALDLDPPDFHAVVEAHNGVAWRLLDATGLAPVGTLVRIVTGRDAADIAWGTTEGPLTLDDLAVAVERA encoded by the coding sequence ATGCCGCTGCTGAACGTCCGTTCCGCGGTCGACTGGACCGCCGAGGAAGACGCGACGGCGGTGCTGCTCGTGCGCGTCGGCGAGACGGATGCACAGCGGGTCCGCGACGAGCACCTCGAGGTCGACGGGGCGGAGGTCGAGGACCCCGGCGTCCGCTGGGACGGCGCCCGACCGCTGCGCCTGCACGCGACCGCGGGACCGGTCAGGCTCCGCTACACCGCGACGGTCGAGGTCGACGACGAGGTCCCGGACACCGACATCGAGCTCCCGACGCTGAGCGACCTCGACCTCGGTCTGTTGCGCTGGACCCTCCCGAGCAGGTACTGCCCGTCCGACGTCATCGGGCCGAGTGCCGAGGCGCTGTTCGGCGACGCGCCCCGCACCGGCGCTCTGCTCGAGCAGGTACGCCGGTGGGTCGAAGCCAACGTCGCCTACGTCCCCGGCACGAGTGACGTCCACACGGCGGCCGACGAGACCCTCCTGCGGCGGACCGGCGTCTGCCGTGACCTCGCGCACCTCACCGCGTCGCTGCTGCGCGGGCTCGGCATCCCGGCGCGGCTCGTCGCCGCCTACGCGCTCGACCTCGACCCACCGGACTTCCACGCGGTGGTCGAGGCGCACAACGGGGTCGCGTGGCGTCTCCTCGACGCGACGGGGCTAGCGCCGGTGGGGACGCTCGTCCGGATCGTGACCGGTCGAGACGCGGCCGACATCGCCTGGGGCACGACCGAGGGTCCGCTCACGCTCGATGACCTCGCGGTCGCGGTCGAGCGCGCCTGA
- a CDS encoding DUF2182 domain-containing protein yields MALSVVAAGLWVLTFARTAGMGGMPGTMGLSVGAFSGMWALMMAAMMLPSVAPVGVLYSRTFQRHRTVRLVAFTSTYLAVWALSAVPAWAALRAVEVQLGSGRSGTAIASVVFATVGVWQLSPFKQRCLRQCRSPISQLVHYASFTGPFREVRVAVRHAGYCLGCCWALMALFIVVGTMHLGAMVALAAVVAAEKLLPRGEQLALSTGVLSLLAAVAVWWLPGIAPGLT; encoded by the coding sequence ATGGCGTTGTCGGTGGTGGCGGCTGGCCTGTGGGTCCTGACGTTCGCCCGGACCGCAGGCATGGGAGGCATGCCCGGCACGATGGGGCTCAGCGTCGGGGCGTTCAGCGGCATGTGGGCACTCATGATGGCCGCCATGATGCTGCCATCCGTGGCACCGGTGGGCGTGCTGTACTCCCGGACGTTCCAACGACACCGGACCGTGCGGCTCGTCGCCTTCACGAGCACCTACCTGGCCGTCTGGGCCCTCTCCGCGGTACCGGCGTGGGCAGCGTTGCGGGCCGTCGAGGTCCAGTTGGGCTCGGGACGTAGCGGGACCGCCATCGCGTCGGTGGTGTTCGCCACCGTGGGCGTCTGGCAACTCAGTCCGTTCAAACAGCGATGCCTGCGGCAGTGCCGGTCACCGATCTCGCAGCTCGTGCACTACGCATCGTTCACCGGTCCGTTCCGAGAAGTGCGGGTGGCCGTGCGCCATGCGGGGTACTGCCTCGGGTGCTGTTGGGCGCTGATGGCCTTGTTCATCGTGGTCGGCACGATGCACCTCGGTGCCATGGTCGCTCTGGCGGCAGTCGTGGCCGCAGAGAAGTTGCTGCCCCGGGGCGAGCAACTCGCCCTCTCGACGGGGGTGCTCTCGTTACTCGCCGCCGTGGCCGTGTGGTGGCTCCCTGGCATCGCTCCCGGCCTGACCTGA
- a CDS encoding DUF1326 domain-containing protein, translating to MAWNLSGTYFENCNCDVICPCTWSGLQQEATHDRCRAFLAFHVEQGEIDGVDVGGRTFAMVIDSPALMSEGGWKVGVLLDDGADESQVEGFQRVLSGQAGGVPEMLGPLIGEMVGFEQVPVSFEETDGHHRASFGDAASLGVDDIYSTEDSEGPVRLSNVFHPANDTLTMARGADGNRVDVFGISFEGAGTSGFAAPFSWSG from the coding sequence ATGGCCTGGAACCTGTCCGGCACGTACTTCGAGAACTGCAACTGCGACGTCATCTGTCCTTGCACCTGGTCCGGTCTGCAGCAAGAAGCCACGCACGATCGTTGCCGGGCGTTCCTGGCGTTCCACGTCGAGCAAGGCGAGATCGATGGTGTCGATGTCGGGGGCCGCACGTTCGCGATGGTGATCGACTCGCCTGCGCTGATGTCCGAAGGTGGCTGGAAGGTCGGGGTGCTGCTCGACGACGGTGCTGACGAGTCCCAGGTCGAGGGGTTCCAGAGGGTGCTGTCGGGGCAGGCGGGGGGTGTGCCGGAGATGCTGGGGCCACTCATCGGGGAGATGGTGGGCTTCGAACAGGTCCCGGTGTCCTTCGAGGAGACCGACGGACACCACCGCGCCAGCTTCGGTGATGCTGCCTCGCTCGGGGTCGACGACATCTACTCCACTGAGGACAGCGAAGGGCCGGTCCGGCTCTCCAACGTGTTCCATCCGGCCAACGACACGCTGACGATGGCGCGCGGGGCGGATGGCAACCGCGTCGACGTGTTCGGGATCTCGTTCGAAGGAGCGGGTACGAGCGGCTTCGCCGCGCCGTTCAGCTGGTCGGGCTGA